The Doryrhamphus excisus isolate RoL2022-K1 chromosome 1, RoL_Dexc_1.0, whole genome shotgun sequence genome includes a window with the following:
- the septin3 gene encoding neuronal-specific septin-3 — MSDIVPPEVRPKPAVPAKPPNVGAPSPSSPFPPQLPSIGGGGISAPPPSAIPVPIGSHGTSHGGTHGVGHGGAHIGGHSGGHSHNTSNSTSGGGSTLLGYIGIDTIIEQMRKKTMKTGFDFNIMVVGHSGLGKSTLVNTLFKSQVSRRSAGWGRDEKIPKTVEIKSVSHVIEEGGVKMKLTVVDTPGFGDQINNDNCWEPISKYINEQYDKFLKEEVNITRKKRIPDTRVHCCLYFISPTGHSLRQLDVEFMKRLSHSVNIIPIIAKADTMTPEERQEFKQRVKKELEMNGVEFYPQKEFDEDMEDKSDNDKIREVMPFAVVGSDKEYQVNGKRVLGRKTAWGVVEVENMNHCEFAQLRDFLIRSHLQDLKEVTHNIHYETYRAKRLHENGGLHPVSSNDTQESNL, encoded by the exons ATGTCAGATATCGTTCCTCCAGAAGTGAGACCCAAACCGGCTGTCCCCGCCAAGCCCCCTAATGTGGGCGCTCCTTCCCCGTCAAGCCCCTTCCCACCCCAGTTGCCGAGCATCGGAGGAGGGGGTATATCAGCTCCGCCTCCCAGTGCCATCCCAGTTCCCATTGGGAGTCACGGAACGAGCCATGGAGGAACTCACGGTGTGGGTCACGGAGGTGCTCACATTGGAGGACACAGTGGAGGTCATAGTCACAACACCTCCAACAGCACCAGTGGCGGGGGGTCCACTCTGCTGGGTTACATCGGTATTGACACCATCATTGAGCAGATGAGGAAGAAGACCATGAAGACTGGCTTTGACTTCAACATCATGGTAGTGG GTCACAGTGGCCTTGGGAAGTCGACTCTGGTGAACACATTGTTCAAGTCCCAGGTGAGCAGGAGGAGTGCAGGGTGGGGACGCGATGAGAAGATCCCCAAGACTGTGGAGATCAAATCGGTGTCTCACG TTATCGAAGAGGGCGGTGTAAAGATGAAGCTGACTGTTGTTGACACTCCAGGTTTTGGAGACCAAATCAATAACGACAATTG CTGGGAGCCTATTTCCAAGTACATCAACGAACAGTACGATAAGTTCCTTAAAGAGGAGGTTAACATCACCCGAAAGAAGCGCATCCCTGACACCAGAGTACACTGCTGCCTGTACTTCATCTCCCCCACTGGACACTC ACTGCGGCAGCTAGATGTGGAGTTCATGAAGCGCCTGAGTCACTCTGTCAACATCATTCCTATCATAGCCAAGGCCGACACAATGACCCCTGAGGAGAGACAGGAGTTCAAACAGCGG GTGAAGAAGGAGCTGGAGATGAACGGAGTAGAGTTTTACCCTCAGAAAGAATTTGACGAGGACATGGAGGACAAGAGTGACAATGACAAAATCAGA GAGGTCATGCCCTTTGCTGTGGTGGGCAGCGACAAAGAATATCAAGTGAATGGCAAGCGTGTTTTGGGGAGAAAGACAGCATGGGGAGTTGTAGAAG tggaaAACATGAACCACTGTGAGTTTGCTCAATTGAGAGACTTCTTAATCAG GTCTCACTTACAGGACCTGAAAGAAGTGACTCATAACATTCACTATGAAACTTATCGTGCCAAGAGACTCCATGAGAACGGAGGCCTGCATCCCGTGTCCTCCAATGACACCCAGGAAAGCAACTTGTAA